One region of Fragaria vesca subsp. vesca linkage group LG4, FraVesHawaii_1.0, whole genome shotgun sequence genomic DNA includes:
- the LOC101312053 gene encoding uncharacterized protein LOC101312053 has translation MNLLNDVFLFTASGYQENVVYDNAPDTFPNVSHIDYNSDYDKYNSLVREVQTPLYPGSEHTVLGTVMEHMQIKNKRGKTDVKRMLADLGLDHQKIDACVNNCILYYKDNKDKVDCPHCYEPRYAASTSSKQKNRPITRKVLRYFPLGPCLQHLYMSSHTAKHMRWHKARHQGEERIDPDKLTHPADGEAWKHFNRSFPEFAGDCRNVRLGLATDGFNPTGNMNLSYNIWPVIVFLYNLPPNMCMRKQYNFLTLMVPGPYSLGKCLDVYMRPLIDELQELWENRFPTFDRHGQTSFMMKAAVIWTISDFLAYGMLSGQKTKGYKACPVCLDDVNSSRHADKICFLGSRRHLDEDHEWRWDAKAFDGTEGHNPKPPGRSGEWILERLNQHWFGYLSTSKEVTDLNPPTLDEFKYWTHKSVFFELLY, from the exons ATGAACCTCTTAAACGATGTCTTCCTGTTCACCGCCTCTGGATACCAGGAAAATGTTGTTTATGACAACGCCCCTGACACTTTCCCTAATGTCTCCCACATTGACTACAACAGTGATTACGATAAGTACAACAGCCTTGTACGGGAAGTACAAACCCCATTGTATCCTGGCAGTGAGCATACTGTGTTGGGTACCGTCATGGAGCACATGCAGATAAAAAACAAGCGGGGAAAGACTGAC GTAAAAAGGATGTTGGCTGACCTCGGTCTTGATCACCAGAAGATAGACGCTTGCGTCAATAACTGCATCTTGTATTACAAAGACAACAAGGATAAAGTTGATTGCCCACACTGCTACGAGCCAAGGTATGCAGCTTCCACTTCATCTAAACAGAAAAACCGGCCCATTACTAGGAAGGTTCTTCGTTACTTCCCATTGGGTCCTTGTCTGCAGCATCTGTACATGTCTTCACATACGGCCAAACATATGAGATGGCACAAGGCAAGACATCAGGGAGAGGAGAGGATAGATCCGGATAAACTCACACACCCTGCAGACGGGGAGGCTTGGAAGCACTTTAACCGTTCTTTTCCCGAATTTGCTGGAGATTGTCGAAATGTCAGACTCGGACTTGCAACAGACGGATTTAATCCTACTGGAAACATGAATTTGTCTTACAACATTTGGCCTGTGATAGTATTTCTGTACAATCTACCTCCCAACATGTGTATGAGGAAGCAGTACAATTTTCTTACGCTTATGGTTCCTGGGCCGTATTCTCTAGGAAAGTGTTTGGATGTGTACATGAGACCATTAATTGACGAGCTGCAGGAGTTATGGGAAAATAGATTTCCTACTTTTGACAGGCATGGTCAAACTTCATTCATGATGAAAGCAGCTGTTATTTGGACCATCAGTGATTTTCTAGCTTACGGGATGTTGTCTGGCCAAAAAACTAAGGGGTACAAGGCTTGCCCGGTATGCTTAGATGATGTCAATTCTAGTCGCCACGCAGACAAAATTTGTTTCTTGGGATCTCGTAGACATCTTGACGAGGATCATGAGTGGCGGTGGGATGCTAAGGCATTTGATGGGACTGAGGGGCATAATCCGAAACCCCCAGGGAGGTCTGGTGAGTGGATTTTGGAGAGGCTTAACCAGCACTGGTTCGGATATTTGAGCACCAGTAAAGAAGTAACGGACTTGAATCCTCCCACGCTTGATGAGTTTAAGTATTGGACGCACAAAAGTGTATTCTTTGAATTGCTTTACTAG